Proteins from one Azospirillum brasilense genomic window:
- a CDS encoding ornithine cyclodeaminase family protein: MIVIDETAARRLVSPADAIDAMDMAFREVSRGQARNFPVVRERLLPGPDVYGIKAGGDLAIGLLGLKIGGYWTGNRARGLTNHQSTTVLTDPETGCPTALVSSNHLTGLRTAAACAIGIRELARPDARVLALIGTGGQAAHHLEAALLVRRFDRILVANRDRARAEELTASFAGPVPVEVVDAETAARSADVLITLTTAREPVVQAGWVRPGTHICAMGADTAGKQELDPAILLGAAVWVDDWAQAAALGECQHALAHGLTRESIRGTLCDVLEGKAPRRAAADEITVFDSTGMGIQDLAIAAWAVRAANTDAGDAGLPIHRIDLAR; encoded by the coding sequence ATGATCGTCATCGATGAAACCGCCGCCCGCCGTCTGGTGTCCCCCGCTGACGCCATCGACGCCATGGACATGGCCTTCCGCGAAGTCTCCCGCGGGCAGGCGCGCAACTTCCCGGTGGTCCGCGAACGGCTGCTGCCGGGGCCGGACGTCTACGGCATCAAGGCCGGCGGCGACCTCGCCATCGGGCTGCTCGGGCTGAAGATCGGCGGCTACTGGACGGGCAACCGCGCCCGCGGCCTGACCAACCACCAGTCCACCACCGTGCTGACCGATCCGGAGACCGGCTGCCCGACGGCGCTGGTCAGCTCCAACCACCTGACCGGGCTGCGCACCGCCGCCGCCTGCGCCATCGGCATCCGCGAACTGGCCCGGCCCGACGCGCGGGTGCTCGCCCTGATCGGCACCGGCGGACAGGCGGCGCACCATCTGGAGGCGGCGCTGCTGGTGCGCCGCTTCGACCGCATCCTGGTGGCCAACCGCGACCGCGCGCGGGCCGAGGAACTGACGGCCTCCTTCGCCGGGCCGGTCCCTGTCGAGGTCGTGGACGCCGAGACGGCGGCGCGGAGCGCCGACGTGCTCATCACCCTGACCACGGCGCGCGAGCCGGTGGTCCAGGCCGGCTGGGTCCGCCCCGGCACGCACATCTGCGCCATGGGCGCCGACACCGCCGGCAAGCAGGAGCTGGACCCGGCGATCCTGCTCGGCGCCGCCGTCTGGGTGGACGACTGGGCGCAGGCCGCCGCACTCGGCGAATGCCAGCACGCGCTGGCGCATGGCCTGACCCGCGAGTCCATCCGCGGCACGCTGTGCGACGTGCTGGAGGGCAAGGCGCCCCGCCGCGCCGCCGCGGACGAGATCACCGTCTTCGACTCCACCGGCATGGGCATCCAGGACTTGGCGATCGCCGCCTGGGCCGTCCGCGCCGCCAACACCGACGCCGGCGACGCCGGCTTACCCATCCACCGCATCGATTTAGCGCGCTGA
- a CDS encoding alpha/beta hydrolase produces the protein MSVVSDDHEWQYNPRHSVPDFTRHAERAAALSRAARERNAGRYDIAYGDSPLSTLDVFPAAAPGAPLHVFLHGGYWRGRDKADYSYVADALVPRGVTTVVMNYDLCPAAALPEIARRTREGLRWIHRNAAALGGNPDRLTVSGHSAGAHLIALALADDAGADRLEDGAIKAAVLISGIYELAPVLDITVNETIGLRPEMVDGVSPMRHPPSTATALTVVVGSAETPAWIAQSRDFATLCRGRGSRCSYHTLAGEDHFSIMARMEKPDDALSRLVLDAAGVKE, from the coding sequence GTGTCAGTCGTTTCTGACGATCACGAGTGGCAGTACAACCCCCGCCATTCCGTCCCCGACTTCACGCGCCACGCCGAGCGCGCCGCCGCGCTGAGCCGCGCCGCTCGGGAACGGAACGCCGGACGGTACGATATCGCCTATGGCGACAGCCCGCTCTCCACGCTCGACGTGTTTCCGGCGGCCGCACCCGGCGCCCCGCTGCACGTCTTCCTGCACGGAGGCTACTGGCGCGGGCGCGACAAGGCCGACTACAGCTACGTCGCCGACGCGCTGGTGCCGCGCGGCGTCACGACCGTGGTCATGAACTACGACCTGTGCCCGGCGGCGGCCCTGCCGGAGATCGCGCGGCGCACCCGCGAGGGGCTGCGCTGGATCCACCGCAACGCGGCCGCGCTGGGCGGCAATCCCGACCGCCTCACCGTGTCGGGCCATTCCGCCGGGGCGCATCTGATCGCCCTGGCGCTGGCCGACGACGCCGGTGCGGACCGGCTGGAGGACGGCGCCATCAAGGCCGCCGTCCTGATCAGCGGCATCTACGAACTGGCGCCGGTGCTGGACATCACCGTCAACGAGACCATCGGGCTGCGCCCGGAGATGGTCGACGGGGTCAGCCCGATGCGCCACCCGCCGTCCACCGCCACGGCCCTGACGGTCGTCGTCGGTTCGGCGGAGACGCCCGCCTGGATCGCCCAGTCGCGCGACTTCGCCACGCTGTGCCGGGGCCGCGGCTCGCGCTGCTCCTATCACACGCTGGCCGGGGAGGATCACTTCTCGATCATGGCACGGATGGAAAAGCCGGACGACGCGCTGTCGCGGCTGGTGCTGGATGCGGCTGGAGTAAAAGAATGA
- a CDS encoding ABC transporter ATP-binding protein encodes MPKLSVRNLTKRFPVSGGPSMTALDGVDLDVEEGEFIAFVGPSGCGKTTLLRIIQGLETATSGEIRIDGKPVTGPGHDRGFVFQQYGLLPWLTAAQNIGFALEAKGIPAARHGETTERVLATVGLKGFGDRFPHQLSGGMQQRVGIARALAIEPEIMLLDEPFGALDALTREILQNEMLGLTERMGKTILFVTHSVDEAVCLADRVVVMSPRPGRIREIVPIDIPRPRASLGEALRDTPEYVAKRHQLWTQLMDLV; translated from the coding sequence ATGCCCAAGCTGTCCGTCCGCAACCTGACCAAGCGTTTCCCGGTGTCCGGAGGGCCGTCGATGACGGCGCTCGACGGCGTGGACCTGGACGTGGAAGAGGGTGAGTTCATCGCCTTCGTCGGGCCCAGCGGCTGCGGCAAGACCACGCTGCTGCGCATCATCCAGGGGCTGGAGACGGCGACCAGCGGCGAGATCCGCATCGACGGCAAGCCGGTCACCGGCCCCGGCCACGACCGCGGCTTCGTCTTCCAGCAATACGGCCTGCTGCCCTGGCTGACCGCTGCCCAAAACATCGGCTTCGCGCTGGAGGCCAAGGGCATCCCCGCCGCCCGCCACGGCGAGACGACGGAGCGCGTGCTCGCCACCGTCGGGCTGAAGGGCTTCGGCGACCGCTTCCCGCACCAGCTCTCCGGCGGCATGCAGCAGCGCGTCGGCATCGCCCGCGCCCTGGCGATCGAGCCGGAGATCATGCTGCTCGACGAGCCGTTCGGCGCGCTCGACGCGCTGACCCGCGAGATTTTGCAGAACGAGATGCTCGGCCTGACCGAGCGCATGGGCAAGACCATCCTCTTCGTCACCCACAGCGTGGACGAGGCCGTCTGCCTCGCCGACCGGGTGGTCGTCATGTCGCCCCGCCCCGGCCGCATCCGCGAGATCGTGCCCATCGACATCCCGCGCCCGCGCGCCAGCCTGGGCGAGGCGCTGCGCGACACGCCGGAATACGTCGCCAAGCGGCACCAGCTGTGGACCCAGTTGATGGATCTGGTCTGA
- a CDS encoding ABC transporter substrate-binding protein, whose amino-acid sequence MSMMSRSLKAALLAGAFSVAMSTAALAADALKIGMPAKMFLNLVEFVAQDQGFYEKNGLTVELVHIADSSIPVRSLIAGELDVSQAGMSETLAAADKGGTLKTIGGVHTGLHYAFYANAASGVKDVTDLPGKKVGISSPGSLPHVVITALMRQAGMSEDQIKSVQWVSLKGSSARINGILTGTIDATVSNYDPKAAHDKNAKVLFVVSKKLPNYVMTPWDVNDATIAKKRDVLKRFVKAELEATRWIFDNEKGALDVAKKHFDYNDEQLAEFYEFYKVGGIWNPNGTVTADQAKYMQELNVEGGLQKAVHPAEKVLDTSIVQEVLAEIGTYKQP is encoded by the coding sequence ATGCCGGCCAAGATGTTCCTGAACCTCGTCGAGTTCGTCGCGCAGGACCAGGGCTTCTACGAGAAGAACGGCCTGACCGTGGAGCTGGTGCACATCGCCGACAGCTCCATCCCCGTGCGCTCGCTGATCGCCGGGGAGCTGGACGTCAGCCAGGCCGGCATGTCGGAGACGCTGGCGGCGGCCGACAAGGGCGGCACGCTGAAGACCATCGGCGGCGTCCACACCGGCCTGCATTACGCCTTCTACGCCAACGCCGCGTCGGGCGTGAAGGACGTCACCGACCTGCCGGGTAAGAAGGTCGGCATCTCCTCCCCCGGCTCGCTGCCGCACGTCGTCATCACCGCCCTGATGCGCCAGGCCGGCATGAGCGAGGACCAGATCAAGTCGGTGCAGTGGGTCTCGCTGAAGGGTTCCTCGGCCCGCATCAACGGCATCCTGACCGGCACCATCGACGCGACCGTCTCCAACTACGACCCGAAGGCCGCGCACGACAAGAACGCCAAGGTGCTGTTCGTCGTCTCCAAGAAACTGCCCAACTACGTGATGACCCCCTGGGACGTCAACGACGCGACCATCGCCAAGAAGCGCGACGTGCTGAAGCGCTTCGTCAAGGCGGAGCTGGAGGCGACCCGCTGGATCTTCGACAACGAGAAGGGCGCGCTGGACGTCGCGAAGAAGCACTTCGACTACAACGACGAGCAGCTCGCCGAGTTCTACGAGTTCTACAAGGTCGGCGGCATCTGGAACCCGAACGGCACCGTCACCGCCGATCAGGCCAAGTACATGCAGGAGCTGAACGTCGAAGGCGGCCTGCAGAAGGCCGTCCACCCGGCCGAGAAGGTGCTGGACACCAGCATCGTCCAGGAGGTGCTGGCGGAGATCGGCACCTACAAGCAGCCGTAA